One genomic window of Luteitalea pratensis includes the following:
- a CDS encoding SDR family oxidoreductase, which yields MNLVVGSSGMLGGMIARKQLARGEPVRVLVRQPTTLEGAESVVGDLKDPASLAAACRGVTTVITTANSAQRGGADNVDSVDLDGNRALIDVASRAGVRQFVFVSVAFVDVGSPVPLFAAKARTEHHLRESGLAWTIIAPHIFLDVWFGLLVGSALAAGMPVSLVRGGRARHSFIAVDDVAEFAVRAVNHGAAMNRRLLLGGPDAISWSDIVEKTATILGRPVPVRSIEPGQPVPSLPPPHDAAIGGLAASLEQQDVIIDASEDARTFGVTLTPADTVLRRLLAS from the coding sequence ATGAACCTCGTCGTCGGTTCCAGTGGAATGCTCGGTGGCATGATCGCGCGCAAGCAGCTCGCGCGCGGCGAGCCCGTGCGCGTCCTGGTGCGGCAGCCCACGACGCTCGAAGGCGCCGAGAGCGTCGTGGGTGACCTGAAGGACCCCGCCTCGCTGGCAGCCGCCTGCCGGGGTGTGACCACCGTGATCACCACCGCGAACTCGGCCCAGCGCGGCGGCGCAGACAACGTCGACTCCGTCGATCTGGATGGCAACCGCGCGCTGATCGACGTCGCGAGCCGAGCCGGCGTTCGGCAGTTCGTATTCGTCTCTGTCGCGTTCGTCGATGTGGGCAGTCCCGTCCCGCTCTTTGCCGCGAAGGCCAGGACCGAGCATCACCTTCGCGAAAGTGGGCTGGCATGGACGATCATCGCGCCGCACATCTTTCTCGATGTCTGGTTCGGGTTGCTCGTCGGCAGCGCGCTCGCTGCAGGGATGCCGGTATCGCTCGTGCGCGGCGGCCGGGCGCGGCATTCGTTCATCGCCGTCGACGACGTGGCGGAGTTCGCGGTCCGTGCCGTCAATCATGGCGCCGCCATGAATCGTCGCCTCCTCCTCGGCGGGCCGGACGCGATCTCGTGGAGCGACATCGTCGAGAAGACCGCCACCATCCTGGGACGTCCGGTGCCTGTGCGAAGCATCGAGCCGGGACAGCCGGTCCCGAGCCTGCCTCCGCCGCACGATGCCGCGATCGGCGGCCTGGCAGCCAGCCTCGAGCAGCAGGACGTGATCATCGATGCCAGCGAAGACGCACGCACATTCGGCGTGACGCTGACACCGGCCGACACGGTCTTGAGGCGACTGCTCGCGTCGTGA
- a CDS encoding RidA family protein, whose protein sequence is MRRDALVTGRFINRILLAAAVFASMVATPGAGADTRVISPPGVRLVGPYSPGVFAGDFLYVSGQGGRNGDGQLPDTIEGQVRQALLNLKAIVEAGGLTLEHVVYSQVYLTDMAHHDVMDRVWREFFPAAPPARAVVGVYRLPTDIAVEINAVAYRDLGRRQPIRPAGTPASLSWSPAILAGNRLFLSGSLGADLATGRVPDDPAAQVQLALDNMRLTLAAAGMDFRHMVFVNPYLTGAASRQMNAIYARHFEFGNTPARATITVTSLPGGNTIQFTGVAIADLVLRRAFRPKNMRPSATASPCVMADDTYYCSAKGPFTPGPAEGPDHLQGIWASTVEAQVRQSMRNLLDGLEEAGLTLASVVSASVYLDDMNDVARMNRVYAQYFPSSPPSRTTVAQVAPADRGPRNDDTFPGLEQISLVAVRDAR, encoded by the coding sequence ATGCGACGGGACGCGTTGGTCACGGGCCGGTTCATCAACCGCATCTTGCTTGCAGCGGCGGTATTCGCGTCGATGGTCGCCACACCCGGAGCTGGCGCCGACACGCGCGTCATCTCACCTCCCGGTGTCCGCCTGGTCGGTCCTTACAGCCCGGGCGTGTTCGCCGGTGACTTCCTCTATGTCTCGGGGCAGGGCGGACGCAATGGCGATGGCCAGCTTCCCGACACGATCGAAGGCCAGGTGCGCCAGGCGCTGCTGAACCTGAAGGCCATCGTCGAGGCGGGCGGGCTGACGCTGGAGCACGTCGTCTACAGCCAGGTCTACCTGACCGACATGGCGCATCACGACGTGATGGACCGTGTGTGGCGGGAGTTCTTCCCGGCGGCGCCGCCGGCGCGCGCGGTCGTGGGGGTCTACCGGCTTCCGACCGACATCGCCGTCGAGATCAACGCCGTTGCCTATCGCGATCTCGGACGCCGGCAACCGATCAGGCCGGCCGGCACCCCGGCGTCGCTGTCGTGGTCGCCAGCCATCCTGGCCGGCAATCGATTGTTCCTGTCGGGATCGCTCGGTGCCGACCTTGCGACGGGCCGCGTGCCCGACGATCCTGCCGCGCAGGTGCAACTCGCGCTCGACAACATGCGACTGACGCTGGCGGCCGCCGGGATGGACTTCCGCCACATGGTCTTCGTCAATCCGTACCTCACCGGCGCGGCCTCGCGCCAGATGAACGCCATCTACGCCAGGCACTTCGAGTTCGGCAACACGCCGGCGCGAGCCACCATCACGGTGACGAGCCTTCCAGGCGGCAATACGATCCAGTTCACGGGCGTGGCGATCGCCGACCTGGTCTTGCGGCGAGCTTTCAGGCCGAAGAACATGCGGCCGAGCGCGACTGCCAGTCCGTGCGTCATGGCCGACGATACGTACTATTGCTCGGCCAAGGGGCCGTTCACGCCCGGCCCGGCCGAGGGACCGGATCACCTTCAAGGCATCTGGGCGAGCACCGTCGAGGCGCAGGTGCGGCAGTCGATGCGGAACCTGCTCGACGGACTCGAGGAAGCGGGACTGACGCTTGCGAGTGTCGTGTCGGCCAGCGTGTACCTGGACGACATGAACGACGTCGCGCGCATGAACCGCGTCTATGCCCAGTACTTTCCCAGTTCGCCGCCCAGCCGCACGACGGTGGCGCAGGTGGCGCCGGCCGATCGCGGACCGCGCAACGACGACACGTTTCCCGGCCTGGAGCAGATCTCGCTCGTCGCCGTGAGGGATGCACGATGA